The Vidua chalybeata isolate OUT-0048 chromosome 29, bVidCha1 merged haplotype, whole genome shotgun sequence genome window below encodes:
- the LOC128801139 gene encoding SLAM family member 8-like, whose protein sequence is MALGPRPNLLFLLFLLFLLFTLQAWAQEPGALRVTGAVGGVALLNPPSPQNPSEYSQIHWRWENQLRIASRKRGEEPKYPQSRFRGRLELLDNTSLQMSHLNLGDSGEYQLYLEDDTGRESVEKVQLKVYDLVPKPRVVAITNGDPQQCNATLSCSVALQGVTYEWIPPQKPQMKEGPVLKVSFNPMVETYMCKVSNPVSSRNASLTFRHPCSWTDESSSVTRATPGALVALGPLVLLFLLLTVA, encoded by the exons ATGGCGCTGGGGCCGAGGCCgaacctcctcttcctcctcttcctcctcttcctcctcttcaccCTGCAAG CCTGGGCACAAGAGCCCGGAGCCTTGCGGGTGACCGGAGCCGTGGGCGGGGTGGCGTTGCTGAACCCTCCCAGCCCCCAGAATCCCTCCGAATATTCCCAAATCCACTGGCGCTGGGAAAACCAGCTGAGAATCGCCAGCCGGAAACGCGGCGAGGAGCCCAAGTACCCCCAGAGCCGCTTTCGGGGCCGCCTGGAGCTCCTGGACAACACCAGCCTCCAAATGAGTCACCTGAACCTCGGGGACAGCGGCGAGTACCAGCTGTACCTGGAGGATGACACGGGCAGGGAGAGCGTCGAGAAGGTCCAGCTGAAGGTCTACG ACCTGGTTCCGAAGCCCCGCGTGGTGGCCATCACCAATGGTGACCCCCAGCAGTGCAACGCCACCCTGAGCTGCTCCGTGGCTCTCCAAGGGGTCACCTACGAGTGGATCCCACCCCAGAAGCCCCAGATGAAGGAGGGCCCGGTCCTGAAGGTCTCCTTCAACCCCATGGTGGAAACCTACATGTGCAAGGTCAGCAACCCCGTGTCCTCCAGGAACGCCTCGCTGACCTTCCGGCACCCCTGCAGCTGGACAG ATGAGTCCTCGTCCGTCACCCGTGCCACGCCCGGcgccctggtggccctgggaCCCCTcgtcctcctcttcctcctgctcacCGTGGCTTGA
- the LOC128801133 gene encoding uncharacterized protein LOC128801133 isoform X3 gives MDTEPGWDGSRECQTRAVTAGGSLCLVPEEPPWEWTQVKWVVEIDSSTQQKILRATKDGVFFYPRDPLNGRGKFQRENLSLCISPAHRADNGVYKAEFENFSGFFSQCFRVSVWEPIAQPELRSQILQRDRGWCRLALLCSSPGNVSYSWACAGAAPGEVPGEIPGEIPEEIPGEIPGEIPGEVPGEIPGEIPGEIPGIPSRLIRRLPEGAEPQICLCNVSSPAGWSAARAQLTCPGIPGNFSRWTPLAVAVAVGLILLLVGSCCWWRKRRKNSREETPGAPPGPPEQELTVYAEVGEKKPRQDPAGTGEATQEGATIYAVVTPRMLEHPRHQEERGNFTLYSTVQFGQRPSSIKRKRLDPALVSTAYLEDNGGYRRLGFPNPAGHQRP, from the exons atggacacagaaccaggctgggatg GATCCCGGGAATGCCAAACCCGAGCGGTGACCGCGGGAGGATCGCTGTGTCTGGTGCCGGAGGAACCCCCGTGGGAGTGGACACAGGTCAAATGGGTAGTGGAAATTGATTCATCAACGCAGCAGAAGATCCTGAGGGCCACCAAGGATGGAGTTTTCTTCTATCCCAGAGATCCCCTCAATGGGAGAGGGAAATTCCAGCGGGAAAACCTCTCCCTGTGCATCTCCCCGGCTCACAGAGCAGATAACGGGGTCTATAAGGCCGAGTTCGAGAATTTCTCAGGGTTTTTCTCTCAGTGCTTCCGAGTGTCCGTGTGGG AGCCCATCGCGCAGCCGGAGctgagatcccaaatcctgcagcgGGATCGGGGCTGGTGCcgcctggccctgctctgctccagccccgggAACGTCTCCTACAGCTGGGCCTGTGCCGGGGCTGCGCCGGGGGAGGTCCCGGGGGAGATCCCGGGGGAGATCCCGGAGGAGATCCCGGGGGAGATCCCGGGGGAGATCCCAGGAGAGGTCCCGGGGGAGATCCCGGGGGAGATCCCGGGGGAGATCCCGGGGATCCCCTCCCGCCTGATCCGGAGGCTCCCCGAGGGCGCggaaccccaaatctgcctcTGCAACGTCAGCAGCCCCGCGGGGTGGAGCGCGGCCCGCGCCCagctcacctgcccag gaattccagggaatttcAGCCGCTGGACCCCGCTGGCCGTGGCCGTGGCCGTGGGGCTGATCCTGCTCCTcgtgggcagctgctgctggtggaggaagaggaggaagaattCCCGGGAAG AgacccccggagcccccccgggacccccggagCAGGAGCTGACGGTCTACGCCGAGGTGGGAGAGAAGAAACCCCGCCAGGACCCC GCCGGGACCGGCGAGGCCACCCAGGAAGGAGCCACCATCTACGCCGTGGTCACTCCCAGGATGCTG GAGCACCCCAGGCACCAGGAGGAACGCGGGAATTTCACCCTTTACTCCACGGTCCAGTTTGGCCAGAGG ccttCCTCCATCAAGAGGAAGAGGCTGGACCCAGCTTTGGTCTCCACTGCCTACTTGGAG GATAACGGGGGTTACAGGCGCCTGGGCTTCCCAAATCCTGCCGGCCACCAGCGCCCCTAA
- the LOC128801133 gene encoding uncharacterized protein LOC128801133 isoform X1: MGPGARSGLGGRCRCGPGGAPAVTGSPPGPRSLWWGHSLTRGSGLGSRECQTRAVTAGGSLCLVPEEPPWEWTQVKWVVEIDSSTQQKILRATKDGVFFYPRDPLNGRGKFQRENLSLCISPAHRADNGVYKAEFENFSGFFSQCFRVSVWEPIAQPELRSQILQRDRGWCRLALLCSSPGNVSYSWACAGAAPGEVPGEIPGEIPEEIPGEIPGEIPGEVPGEIPGEIPGEIPGIPSRLIRRLPEGAEPQICLCNVSSPAGWSAARAQLTCPGIPGNFSRWTPLAVAVAVGLILLLVGSCCWWRKRRKNSREETPGAPPGPPEQELTVYAEVGEKKPRQDPAGTGEATQEGATIYAVVTPRMLEHPRHQEERGNFTLYSTVQFGQRPSSIKRKRLDPALVSTAYLEDNGGYRRLGFPNPAGHQRP; this comes from the exons ATGGGCCCGGGGGCCAGGAGTGGCCTTGGTGGACGCTGCAGGTGTGGCCCAGGGGGGGCCCCAGCAGTGACCGGGTCCCCTCCGGGGCCGCGGAGCCTCTGGTGGGGTCACAGCCTCACGCGGGGCTCCGGTTTAGGATCCCGGGAATGCCAAACCCGAGCGGTGACCGCGGGAGGATCGCTGTGTCTGGTGCCGGAGGAACCCCCGTGGGAGTGGACACAGGTCAAATGGGTAGTGGAAATTGATTCATCAACGCAGCAGAAGATCCTGAGGGCCACCAAGGATGGAGTTTTCTTCTATCCCAGAGATCCCCTCAATGGGAGAGGGAAATTCCAGCGGGAAAACCTCTCCCTGTGCATCTCCCCGGCTCACAGAGCAGATAACGGGGTCTATAAGGCCGAGTTCGAGAATTTCTCAGGGTTTTTCTCTCAGTGCTTCCGAGTGTCCGTGTGGG AGCCCATCGCGCAGCCGGAGctgagatcccaaatcctgcagcgGGATCGGGGCTGGTGCcgcctggccctgctctgctccagccccgggAACGTCTCCTACAGCTGGGCCTGTGCCGGGGCTGCGCCGGGGGAGGTCCCGGGGGAGATCCCGGGGGAGATCCCGGAGGAGATCCCGGGGGAGATCCCGGGGGAGATCCCAGGAGAGGTCCCGGGGGAGATCCCGGGGGAGATCCCGGGGGAGATCCCGGGGATCCCCTCCCGCCTGATCCGGAGGCTCCCCGAGGGCGCggaaccccaaatctgcctcTGCAACGTCAGCAGCCCCGCGGGGTGGAGCGCGGCCCGCGCCCagctcacctgcccag gaattccagggaatttcAGCCGCTGGACCCCGCTGGCCGTGGCCGTGGCCGTGGGGCTGATCCTGCTCCTcgtgggcagctgctgctggtggaggaagaggaggaagaattCCCGGGAAG AgacccccggagcccccccgggacccccggagCAGGAGCTGACGGTCTACGCCGAGGTGGGAGAGAAGAAACCCCGCCAGGACCCC GCCGGGACCGGCGAGGCCACCCAGGAAGGAGCCACCATCTACGCCGTGGTCACTCCCAGGATGCTG GAGCACCCCAGGCACCAGGAGGAACGCGGGAATTTCACCCTTTACTCCACGGTCCAGTTTGGCCAGAGG ccttCCTCCATCAAGAGGAAGAGGCTGGACCCAGCTTTGGTCTCCACTGCCTACTTGGAG GATAACGGGGGTTACAGGCGCCTGGGCTTCCCAAATCCTGCCGGCCACCAGCGCCCCTAA
- the LOC128801133 gene encoding uncharacterized protein LOC128801133 isoform X2 — MSPPGGRRCPPALLALLLGLAGSRGSRECQTRAVTAGGSLCLVPEEPPWEWTQVKWVVEIDSSTQQKILRATKDGVFFYPRDPLNGRGKFQRENLSLCISPAHRADNGVYKAEFENFSGFFSQCFRVSVWEPIAQPELRSQILQRDRGWCRLALLCSSPGNVSYSWACAGAAPGEVPGEIPGEIPEEIPGEIPGEIPGEVPGEIPGEIPGEIPGIPSRLIRRLPEGAEPQICLCNVSSPAGWSAARAQLTCPGIPGNFSRWTPLAVAVAVGLILLLVGSCCWWRKRRKNSREETPGAPPGPPEQELTVYAEVGEKKPRQDPAGTGEATQEGATIYAVVTPRMLEHPRHQEERGNFTLYSTVQFGQRPSSIKRKRLDPALVSTAYLEDNGGYRRLGFPNPAGHQRP, encoded by the exons ATGTCCCCGCCCGGGGGTCGCCGCTGTCCCCCGGCGTTGCTGGCGCTGCTGCTGGGCCTGGCTGGGAGCCGAG GATCCCGGGAATGCCAAACCCGAGCGGTGACCGCGGGAGGATCGCTGTGTCTGGTGCCGGAGGAACCCCCGTGGGAGTGGACACAGGTCAAATGGGTAGTGGAAATTGATTCATCAACGCAGCAGAAGATCCTGAGGGCCACCAAGGATGGAGTTTTCTTCTATCCCAGAGATCCCCTCAATGGGAGAGGGAAATTCCAGCGGGAAAACCTCTCCCTGTGCATCTCCCCGGCTCACAGAGCAGATAACGGGGTCTATAAGGCCGAGTTCGAGAATTTCTCAGGGTTTTTCTCTCAGTGCTTCCGAGTGTCCGTGTGGG AGCCCATCGCGCAGCCGGAGctgagatcccaaatcctgcagcgGGATCGGGGCTGGTGCcgcctggccctgctctgctccagccccgggAACGTCTCCTACAGCTGGGCCTGTGCCGGGGCTGCGCCGGGGGAGGTCCCGGGGGAGATCCCGGGGGAGATCCCGGAGGAGATCCCGGGGGAGATCCCGGGGGAGATCCCAGGAGAGGTCCCGGGGGAGATCCCGGGGGAGATCCCGGGGGAGATCCCGGGGATCCCCTCCCGCCTGATCCGGAGGCTCCCCGAGGGCGCggaaccccaaatctgcctcTGCAACGTCAGCAGCCCCGCGGGGTGGAGCGCGGCCCGCGCCCagctcacctgcccag gaattccagggaatttcAGCCGCTGGACCCCGCTGGCCGTGGCCGTGGCCGTGGGGCTGATCCTGCTCCTcgtgggcagctgctgctggtggaggaagaggaggaagaattCCCGGGAAG AgacccccggagcccccccgggacccccggagCAGGAGCTGACGGTCTACGCCGAGGTGGGAGAGAAGAAACCCCGCCAGGACCCC GCCGGGACCGGCGAGGCCACCCAGGAAGGAGCCACCATCTACGCCGTGGTCACTCCCAGGATGCTG GAGCACCCCAGGCACCAGGAGGAACGCGGGAATTTCACCCTTTACTCCACGGTCCAGTTTGGCCAGAGG ccttCCTCCATCAAGAGGAAGAGGCTGGACCCAGCTTTGGTCTCCACTGCCTACTTGGAG GATAACGGGGGTTACAGGCGCCTGGGCTTCCCAAATCCTGCCGGCCACCAGCGCCCCTAA